In Shewanella glacialimarina, the genomic stretch TGATATTAGTGCTATTAGCCTGGATGCTATTTGACCCAAGTTCGATCACGTTAAACCCAATAGGGTTGGTCGCTATGCTAGCGGCTATTAGCTGCATTATTGTCGGTAGCACGATAACCAAGGCACTGGGTACGCGGATTCATTGGTGGACCATACTCACCTGGCAGCTCATTATCGGGGGGGCATTATTACTAGTTAGTGCGGGCGTTCAGGCATTCTTTTTACCGCAGCAATATTTCGATGCTATCAGCCAATTCAGCCTGATAAATGCTGCTGGAATAGGCTGGATAGTGTTACTCAATACAGTGCTGGGTTACAGCATGTATGTCTGGTTATTGCAGCGGATGTCGGTGGTCGACTTTACCTTTGGCGGCATTGCCAACCCCATAGCAGGTATCGTTTGTGGTTTAGTGTTAATGAGTGAATCCTATACGCCTCACCAATATTTATTAATGGGCGGAATGATTTTAGCCTCTATTGCCCCGGCATTCATTCAGCTGCTGCGCCGAAGAATACCTAATAAAGCTGTGGTAGATTAAGCCTAGTTGTTAACAAAGCTTAGTCAGTTAACTAATAGTATCGTTGAATAATAGTATCGTTGAATAATAGTATCGTGAACAAATAGTATCGTGGACTAAGCTTCTGTTATTAAGCAATTATTTATTAGCTAACGGCTATTTTTTACTCCCACAGTGAGTAGCAGTAATCCCATAGAAATTGCGGCAACGGCATAGGGCATCCCCGCCTGCCAACTGGTTTGGCTATTCACCCCAAAAAAGTCGACATAAAGTGCTGTTTGAATCGGTCCAAAATACCAAATAGCGGGATAAAGCACTTCAAACAAGCGCTTTGTTCCGCCAAAAGCACCACAAAAATAAGCCAGCGATACCGTAAATGAAATAGCAATAATCAATTGCAGCAGTAACACCCATTCACCCAATGTTAAAAAGCGGATTGCACCGCCTAAACAGGCCATTGCCAGTACAAGCCATGCTGCGGAACAACTCGCCATGCTTTGTAACCTTGATGATTGCTTACTGTAGGTCATTAACTCTACTGTATTCGATTGTTTTTCTAATTGCCCTAAAGGTGATAGCACTAACACACACCACAACCATGCAAGAGGTAACACTATGCTAATGAGTAATTGTTGGCTAATAAATACTTGAACAATATTTAAAATAATTAAGCCGATAAACCAATAAGTAGATTGGCCAGTTAACATTAATTTGAGCTCTAAGCGCAGCAGTCGTGTGAAGGCAAAATACTGAGTAAAAAAACCCAAAAGACTATCCAGTGGCATCCCTACTGTGCGGCTAAAAGTGCGGTGTAGCCATGATGATTGTTGCTTAACGGCTAGCGTTTGCTGGCTAAATCGGTCGAAACATAGATAGGTAACACCCAAACAAATCAGGCTAAAAAATATTAACGGTAACGCGCCCCACAAATGCACTGCTGTCGGCTCAATACCTTGCCATATAAAGGTGTTAATTTCTGGGCTTAAGCTATCACCCACTTTGATGCCTATATTGGTTGCCCCTTGTGATAAAGGAAAACGTGCTACCACTTCAGCATCTAATTGTTCAAGCAGATTGCCAATACCAGAAACACTTTCAATCGTTTGTACAATCGAGCCTATCCAGATAAAAAAATACACCAGATTACCTAAGCCACCTCTAAGCCATTTTATTGATTCGAACATGATAGCAATAGAGGCGACTGCCAGTAATACTGGCAAAACGAACACCAACTGAGGCCAAATTAATACCCAAAAATCAATTTGATAACTTTCGCCATAATAAAGCTGGATCAGTACAGTACTGCACAACATGACCAGTACAATTGATACCAATATAAGTACATTCACACACCACTTTGATAATAAAAATGTGTGCTTGGCTACAGGCGTGGCGGCGATCAACTCACTTGTCATGGATTGCCGGTCTAATTCAAGTGCATTCTTAACTAAGTAAAAGCAAATAATCGGTAAAAAAAGTACATTCAACATCGCCAAACACACACCAAGCCAGGCACTGTTGTAAATTCCGCGATAGCCATTAATCACTAATGTTTGATATTGAGCATCTGGTGATGGAAAAAATAATAGCGTTAAAACCGACATAGCCAACAAGGCGACAATATAGCTTTGTTGCCGGGTACGCTGTTTAAAATCAGCGATGATACATTGCCACATGGTATTCATTAACTTGCCCTCGCTAAACCCGCTTGCGGTTGTTGCCTGCTAGTAAAGTAAAGATAAGCATCTTCTAATGATGGGGTTCTTGCAATTGCTCTGGCATCAGGGCAATGGTCGGCAACAATATTGAGCTCCACTTTGTCTTCTTTACGCACGCTGTGGCTAACAATAAACTCATGCTGAATATGTTTAAGCTCATTAAAGTCAGTGGTGAGTTGCCAGCATTTATTGGCCATTTTTTGTAGCAGTGAACTAGGAGTGTCCGATTGGATCAGCTGCCCGGTATTCATAATCGCGATACTGTTCGCAATAGACTCAATATCAGACACAATATGAGTCGAAAAGATGATGCATCGGTCACCCGCTAACTCAGTCAGTAGTTGCCTGAAGTTAGCCCGCTCATGCGGGTCTAAACCAACCGTAGGTTCATCAATAATCAGTAACTTGGGATCATTGAGCAAGGCTTGCGCAATACCAATTCGCTGCTTCATACCTCCCGAATAACCTTTTAATGGCATATGGGCTGCGTGGGTTAAGTTGAGTTTATCAATTAACTCGTCAATAACTTGATTAGCATTTGATTTGGATAAACCTTTTAAGCTGGCAATGTATTGTAAAAATTCGACAGCCGATAGTTGATCATACACACCAAAGTACTGCGGCAGATAACCTAACTCATGACGTAAAACTTGCGGTGACCTAACAATATCTTGTCCGTTCCACAAAATTTTTCCAGAAGTGGGTTTGGTGATGGTGGCCAGAATACGCATCAGGCTAGATTTACCCGCACCATTAGGGCCAAGTAGCCCTAAAATTCCCGGCTCAACTTTTAACGATAAGGCGTTAATCGCCAGTTTAACGTTTTTGCCACTTTGATATTGTTGGCCAAGTGATTGAATGTCCAATTGCATAATATTGCTCTTCCTGGTTGAGTTGGAAGATATTTAGCAAGGATTAGACCATACTTTTTTACATTTAAATTCAAAGCCTTATTAATCAACCAAGGTATTGAAGTTAACCATATTGATGATTTTCACCACTTATTAGTCTGTTACTTAGGGTAAAAGTTAACTGAGCCAGTAATTAACTAGCTTATAAGTAATCTCATACTCAGACTCGATCTTTTTATAGCCTGATATGACCGTTTTTAGAGTAAGGCTCTTAACTGATTAAGCGCATCTACCGAGAAACCTTGATCATAAAAGTAAATCACTTTTCCCTGTGCGTCTAATAGCACGACTCGGGTGTTGTTTGGGTTTTCATTGCCAGTAAAGGCTTGTACTTGGTCGCCATCCTGGTAAACCGTCACCACCCCTTTCCAAAGTGGCTTAGGAATACCCGCGCGCATGCCATTATCAATAAAAGTACTGAACATTCTAGGGAACAATCCTTGTATTGTCGGCACTTCATATACAGCAACTTGAGTCTGGGTCATGTCTAAGCCAATCAACCAGCGATCAATATCAAATTGTGAGTTTTGTTTATAGCCAATTAATAATAATGCCACCTTACCTTTTAAATCGTCAGGTAAGGCCATCGGCTGCTGTTCAAGAGTTTGCCCCGTTACTGACGGAAAAACCTGTCCTGTAATGGCTTGATTAGGGTAGCTGGTGCTGCAGGCAGTTAATAACGTCGCCATAGCAATAACCATAAATAAACGCATCTTTAATCCTTGTTATTAAGTTCTCTATACAGTTATACGCGTCCAAAATGTAAATGGTCTATACAAAATGATTAATAATTTACGCATAATTTGCTACAGTCACGCCAACTTTTGTATAAGGGGTATTGTTTTGTTTAAAGAACGCTTTAAGGATGTCAGTATCAAAGGCGATTTGTTTGGCGGTGTAACCACGGCAATCATTTCATTACCCTTGGCTCTTGCGTTTGGTGTCGCCTCTGGCGCTGGCGCCGAAGCAGGTTTATGGGGCGCTATTCTTGTTGGTTTTTTTGCCGCGTTATTTGGCGGTTCATCAACCTTAATCTCTGAACCTACCGGTCCTATGACTGTAATTATGACCGCTATTTTAACCACCATGGTGGCTAAGTATCCTGAATCTGGTATCGCTATTTCATTCACGATAGTCATGATGGCAGGTGGCTTTCAATTTTTAATCGGCAGCTTAAAACTAGGCAAATATGTCACCTTAATGCCGTATAGCGTTATTTCTGGCTTTATGTCGGGCATTGGCGTGATTTTGATTATATTACAACTCTCGCCTTTACTGGGTCATGCTGCGCCCACAGGTGGCGTTATAGGCACCTTATCTTCACTGCCAAATACCCTAGCAAACATCAAGTTTAGCGAGCTGTTTCTTGGTTTGTTAACCCTAATAACATTGTTCATGTTCCCTAAACGATATCGTAAATATGTGCCTGCGCAGCTTGTTGCTCTAGTGGGGGTCACCTTATTATCAATCATGTTCTTTGACACCGACAGTATTCGCCGCATTGGTGAAATTCCAGCAGGCTTACCTTCTCTGGTTATTCCTCACATTAACGCTGATATATTTGTCACCATGATCATCGACGCCTTAGTGCTAGGCACCCTTGGCTGTATTGACACCCTACTGACCGCAGTTATCGGCGACTCATTAACCCGTAAAGAGCACGATTCAGACAAAGAATTACGTGGCCAAGGTTTAGCCAATATGATTTCGGGCTTGTTTGGCGCGCTTCCTGGTGCGGGAGCCACTATGGGCACGGTAACCAATATTCAAGTAGGTGCCCAATCACCGCTATCAGGTATCACCCGAGCGGTAATACTGGCATTAGTGGTACTGGTGGCCGGTGGTTTGACCGAGCCTATCCCGATGGCAGTATTAGCCGGGATTGCGGTTTATGTTGGTTTTAATATTCTTGACTGGAGTTTCATTCAACGTGCCCACAAAGTCAGTATGCAAAGCATGGCTATTATGTATGGGGTGATGTTATTAACCGTATTTGTCGATTTAATTGTGGCAGTAGGACTTGGGGTCTTTATTTCTAACATCCTCATTATTGAACGCTTAAGCCGAGAGCAAGCACGCCAAGTTAAAGCCATCAGTGATGCAGATCAAAACGATGTTCCGCTGACACAAAGTGAGCGCGGCTTACTTGACCAGGCAAATGGTAAAGTGCTGTTTTTCTACTTATCAGGTCCAATGATTTTTAGCGTATCAAAAGCGATTTCACGTCAACATGCCAGTATTGCCGAATATGAAGCAATGATCCTCGACCTAACTGATGTGCCTATGATTGATGTTACCGTTGGCTTAGCGCTTGAAAATGCGATTAAAGATGCACTAGAGGCTAATTGTGAAGTGTTTTTACTGTGCCCCAATAAACAAACACGAGAGCAACTTGGCAAGTTTCAAGCTATCGACTCACTCCCGAAAGAAAATACCTTCTTATTTCGCTATGAAGCGCTTCAAACCGCGCTAAAACATGTTAAGAAACAGGATTAAACTATGGGCATCAAACTAGTGATCGTTAGCTTGATGCCTACGTTTAGCGTCTACCACAATGTTGTGTGAGGATACTTATTACGCCCTGCTATTATCAGATATCATTATAACTAAATTTAATTTAACTTAATGAAATAGCTAGCTTATTGCCTTTAAAACTCGCTACTATGGCGGCCTACTTAACCTATCAACATCAAACGATGCTTATAAAGGGAATATTGCCATGGAAAGAGGCACATTAGTTCGTTGGAATAACGACAAAGGCTTTGGGTTTATCAAACCAGAAACAAGCAGTGATGTAGATGTGTTTATTCATATTACAACGCTCAAGCACATGGCCAGAAAACCCCTTGTTGGCGATGAGATCCTATTTCATCGTGAGAACCAGCCCGACGGCAAAGTTAAAGCCATAAAAGCCAGTATAGAAGGTGTTGCAGTTATTGCAGGTTCATCACATGCAAAAGTCGCGGACACGCCATTAAGTGGTCCATTTAACCTGCCTTGCAATAATAAAACTCACCACTCGCCGCGCACTTCATCAAGCTCAGTCATTGGCAGAATTATTTTAATACTCGTAGTTCTCAACTTAGCCATATACGGTTTCAACAAATATCAAGACTTCAACGCCGCGCCCATTCCTACCAATGAGGATGCGAAGCAGGCACAGTTGACACCACTCGCCACAATACTGCAGCAAAGTTCGACAACTCGTTTAATACAGCCTAGCTCTATAACGCCTTTGACCACAGAGTCTCGTATAACACCCAATACTTTTCGTTGTGAAGCGGATAAAACCCATTGCAGCCAGATGCGCTCTTGTGCTGAAGCGACATTTTATATCAACAACTGTCCAGGAACGGAAATGGATGGTGATGATGACGGAGTTCCCTGTGAAAGGCAGTTCTGTAATTAAATTTGAGGAATCGGGTCATAGAAAGCAGATTCTGGCTAACAGCCGCTTGCTCCGAGTTATAGGTTATAGGTGTGACTATTTAAATTTGAGGTTTAAAGTCTAAGGTTTGAGATTCTAGC encodes the following:
- a CDS encoding DMT family transporter, which codes for MNILLAMIPAFFWGTTYAMTQFTLPDWPPLLLGALRALPAGLILLAIKPSRPKKAQWPILIKLGAINIAVFFSLIFVMALTLPSAISGIGMISVPVFAMLFHWVISKKRPNPVQAFFGMILVLLAWMLFDPSSITLNPIGLVAMLAAISCIIVGSTITKALGTRIHWWTILTWQLIIGGALLLVSAGVQAFFLPQQYFDAISQFSLINAAGIGWIVLLNTVLGYSMYVWLLQRMSVVDFTFGGIANPIAGIVCGLVLMSESYTPHQYLLMGGMILASIAPAFIQLLRRRIPNKAVVD
- a CDS encoding ABC transporter ATP-binding protein translates to MQLDIQSLGQQYQSGKNVKLAINALSLKVEPGILGLLGPNGAGKSSLMRILATITKPTSGKILWNGQDIVRSPQVLRHELGYLPQYFGVYDQLSAVEFLQYIASLKGLSKSNANQVIDELIDKLNLTHAAHMPLKGYSGGMKQRIGIAQALLNDPKLLIIDEPTVGLDPHERANFRQLLTELAGDRCIIFSTHIVSDIESIANSIAIMNTGQLIQSDTPSSLLQKMANKCWQLTTDFNELKHIQHEFIVSHSVRKEDKVELNIVADHCPDARAIARTPSLEDAYLYFTSRQQPQAGLARAS
- a CDS encoding SulP family inorganic anion transporter — protein: MINNLRIICYSHANFCIRGIVLFKERFKDVSIKGDLFGGVTTAIISLPLALAFGVASGAGAEAGLWGAILVGFFAALFGGSSTLISEPTGPMTVIMTAILTTMVAKYPESGIAISFTIVMMAGGFQFLIGSLKLGKYVTLMPYSVISGFMSGIGVILIILQLSPLLGHAAPTGGVIGTLSSLPNTLANIKFSELFLGLLTLITLFMFPKRYRKYVPAQLVALVGVTLLSIMFFDTDSIRRIGEIPAGLPSLVIPHINADIFVTMIIDALVLGTLGCIDTLLTAVIGDSLTRKEHDSDKELRGQGLANMISGLFGALPGAGATMGTVTNIQVGAQSPLSGITRAVILALVVLVAGGLTEPIPMAVLAGIAVYVGFNILDWSFIQRAHKVSMQSMAIMYGVMLLTVFVDLIVAVGLGVFISNILIIERLSREQARQVKAISDADQNDVPLTQSERGLLDQANGKVLFFYLSGPMIFSVSKAISRQHASIAEYEAMILDLTDVPMIDVTVGLALENAIKDALEANCEVFLLCPNKQTREQLGKFQAIDSLPKENTFLFRYEALQTALKHVKKQD
- a CDS encoding excalibur calcium-binding domain-containing protein; translated protein: MERGTLVRWNNDKGFGFIKPETSSDVDVFIHITTLKHMARKPLVGDEILFHRENQPDGKVKAIKASIEGVAVIAGSSHAKVADTPLSGPFNLPCNNKTHHSPRTSSSSVIGRIILILVVLNLAIYGFNKYQDFNAAPIPTNEDAKQAQLTPLATILQQSSTTRLIQPSSITPLTTESRITPNTFRCEADKTHCSQMRSCAEATFYINNCPGTEMDGDDDGVPCERQFCN